The Xanthomonas sp. CFBP 8443 genome has a window encoding:
- a CDS encoding methyl-accepting chemotaxis protein, translating to MYSRLLIRLAAPLALTLLFPIAAGFDWPAPVRWAILTTMTLSWLGFAAWTAYSQSRRSPEQSKIMREQDQLLSELRNFVGNEIDGSRSEIERARELIRQAVSGLGGSFEAMNRKSRQQSVALARIVDRAGDDGGAGVDVARFAQHASQRMEQLVEALEQVSGQSSATVHYIDDMSQHLDGIFALLEDVKSIADQTNLLALNAAIEAARAGEAGRGFAVVADEVRNLSERSTTFNEQIRKLAHSSKDAIAKVRETVSHMASRDMDRSREARAEAASMLDNVAAINNSLGEGMREISECGRAIDSSVAEAVRALQFEDIATQALGGVHTHLDRLTAINREAVALQELLHRNGGVFDSELVEALQRVGSRLREMRVEWERPPHKPVAQQGMGAGTVELF from the coding sequence ATGTACTCACGCCTCCTAATCCGTCTGGCCGCCCCGCTCGCCCTGACGCTGCTGTTCCCCATCGCCGCCGGTTTCGATTGGCCGGCCCCGGTCCGTTGGGCCATCCTCACCACGATGACGTTGAGCTGGCTGGGCTTTGCCGCCTGGACAGCCTACAGCCAGAGCCGGCGATCGCCGGAGCAGTCCAAGATCATGCGCGAGCAGGATCAGCTGCTGTCGGAACTGCGCAACTTCGTCGGCAACGAGATCGACGGCTCGCGCAGCGAGATCGAACGGGCCCGCGAACTGATCCGCCAGGCGGTCAGCGGCCTGGGCGGCAGCTTCGAGGCGATGAACCGCAAGTCGCGGCAGCAGAGCGTGGCGCTGGCCCGGATCGTGGACCGCGCCGGCGACGACGGCGGTGCCGGGGTCGACGTGGCGCGCTTCGCCCAGCACGCCAGCCAGCGCATGGAGCAACTGGTCGAGGCGCTGGAACAGGTCAGCGGCCAGAGCAGCGCCACGGTGCACTACATCGACGACATGTCGCAGCACCTGGATGGCATCTTCGCGCTGCTGGAGGACGTCAAGTCGATCGCCGACCAGACCAATCTGTTGGCGTTGAACGCGGCGATCGAAGCGGCGCGTGCCGGCGAGGCGGGCCGCGGCTTCGCGGTGGTGGCCGACGAGGTGCGCAACCTGTCCGAACGCTCGACCACCTTCAACGAGCAGATCCGCAAGCTGGCGCACAGCTCCAAGGACGCCATCGCCAAGGTCCGCGAGACGGTCTCGCACATGGCCTCGCGCGACATGGACCGCTCCCGCGAGGCGCGTGCCGAGGCCGCGTCGATGCTGGACAACGTGGCGGCGATCAACAACTCGCTGGGCGAAGGCATGCGCGAGATCTCCGAGTGCGGCCGCGCCATCGACAGCAGCGTCGCCGAAGCGGTGCGCGCCCTGCAGTTCGAGGACATCGCGACCCAGGCTCTGGGCGGCGTGCATACCCACCTGGACCGCCTGACCGCGATCAACCGCGAGGCCGTGGCCCTGCAGGAACTGCTGCATCGCAACGGCGGCGTGTTCGACAGCGAGCTGGTCGAGGCCCTGCAGCGCGTCGGCAGCCGCCTGCGCGAGATGCGCGTGGAGTGGGAGCGTCCGCCGCACAAGCCGGTGGCGCAGCAGGGCATGGGCGCCGGCACGGTCGAGTTGTTCTGA
- the hflD gene encoding high frequency lysogenization protein HflD, which produces MTDSMDARVLALAGVAQALQQVRRIAETGQSEASLVRTLLDSVFRTDAATPEAVYGRAGDVAPGLRLLHNYFRNQGQDEALPRLALAVLQLERRFVRDTETSAKVTDGIARIAPMLDEHADSAHPEVIGALGQLYADTISHLRPRVMVQGNPHYLGQAGVVAEIRALLLAAMRSAVLWRQMGGSLWDFLLAKRRMLEAVDRALR; this is translated from the coding sequence ATGACCGATTCCATGGACGCGCGCGTACTGGCGCTGGCCGGCGTTGCCCAGGCCCTGCAGCAGGTCCGCCGCATCGCCGAGACCGGGCAGTCGGAGGCGTCGCTGGTGCGGACCCTGCTCGACAGCGTGTTCCGCACCGACGCCGCCACCCCGGAGGCGGTCTACGGCCGCGCCGGCGACGTGGCGCCGGGGCTGCGCCTGCTGCACAACTATTTCCGCAACCAGGGCCAGGACGAGGCGCTGCCGCGGCTGGCGCTGGCGGTGCTGCAACTGGAGCGGCGCTTCGTGCGCGACACCGAGACCAGCGCCAAGGTCACCGACGGCATCGCCCGGATCGCGCCGATGCTGGACGAACACGCCGACAGCGCGCACCCGGAGGTGATCGGCGCGCTGGGCCAGCTGTATGCCGACACCATCAGCCACCTGCGCCCGCGGGTGATGGTGCAGGGCAACCCGCACTACCTGGGCCAGGCCGGGGTGGTCGCCGAGATCCGCGCGCTGCTGCTGGCGGCGATGCGCTCGGCGGTGCTGTGGCGACAGATGGGCGGCAGCCTGTGGGACTTCCTGCTGGCCAAGCGGCGCATGCTCGAGGCGGTGGACCGGGCGCTGCGCTGA
- the mnmA gene encoding tRNA 2-thiouridine(34) synthase MnmA, producing MSGARIMVGVSGGVDSSVAAWQLVQQGADVAGLFMQNWADDGSGDCRAEDDRRDAVAVCGLLGMPFHFRDFSQEYWQGVFAHFLAEYAAGRTPNPDVLCNREVKFKHFLDAARALGAERIATGHYARVAFADGRWRLLRGVDRNKDQSYFLHQLGQAQLAATLFPVGELPKEQVRRIAREAGLPTHAKKDSTGICFIGERDFREFLGRYLPARRGEIRDPHEQVVAEHPGVFYFTLGQREGLNIGGVRGRAAAPWYVVGKDVARNVLYVDQDRDSPHLMSAQLHSETAHWIAGSPPARRFDCTAQTRYRQADEPCTVEVGDDGTLAVRFARPQRAVTPGQSLVLYQGDDCLGGAVIATTDAPLERRLAQQHPALHEETIR from the coding sequence ATGAGCGGCGCACGGATCATGGTCGGCGTCTCCGGCGGCGTGGATTCGTCGGTGGCGGCCTGGCAGCTGGTGCAGCAAGGCGCCGACGTGGCCGGCCTGTTCATGCAGAACTGGGCCGACGACGGCAGCGGCGACTGCCGCGCCGAGGACGACCGCCGCGACGCGGTGGCGGTGTGCGGCCTGCTCGGCATGCCGTTCCACTTCCGCGACTTCTCGCAGGAATACTGGCAGGGCGTGTTCGCGCATTTCCTGGCCGAGTACGCCGCCGGGCGCACGCCCAACCCGGACGTACTGTGCAACCGCGAGGTCAAGTTCAAGCATTTCCTGGATGCGGCGCGCGCGCTGGGCGCCGAGCGCATCGCCACCGGCCACTACGCCCGGGTCGCCTTCGCCGACGGCCGTTGGCGGCTGCTGCGCGGCGTGGACCGCAACAAGGACCAGAGCTATTTCCTGCACCAGCTCGGCCAGGCGCAGCTGGCCGCGACCCTGTTCCCGGTCGGCGAGCTGCCCAAGGAGCAGGTGCGGCGCATCGCCCGCGAGGCCGGCCTGCCGACCCACGCGAAGAAGGACTCCACCGGCATCTGCTTCATCGGCGAGCGCGACTTCCGTGAGTTCCTCGGCCGCTACCTGCCGGCCCGGCGCGGCGAGATCCGCGATCCGCACGAGCAGGTCGTGGCCGAGCACCCCGGCGTGTTCTATTTCACCCTGGGCCAGCGCGAAGGCCTGAACATCGGCGGCGTGCGCGGGCGCGCGGCGGCGCCGTGGTACGTGGTCGGCAAGGACGTGGCGCGCAACGTGCTGTACGTGGATCAGGATCGCGACAGCCCGCATTTGATGTCCGCGCAGCTGCACTCGGAAACCGCGCACTGGATCGCCGGGTCGCCGCCGGCGCGGCGCTTCGACTGCACCGCACAGACCCGCTACCGCCAGGCCGACGAGCCTTGCACGGTCGAGGTCGGCGACGACGGCACCCTGGCGGTGCGTTTCGCGCGGCCGCAGCGTGCCGTCACCCCCGGCCAGTCGCTGGTGCTGTATCAGGGCGACGACTGCCTGGGCGGCGCCGTGATCGCCACCACCGATGCCCCGCTGGAACGCCGCCTGGCGCAGCAGCACCCCGCACTACACGAGGAAACCATCCGATGA
- a CDS encoding NUDIX hydrolase, with product MALAPGPWQPDVTVATVVVRDGRLLQVEESIAGTLVLNQPAGHLEPDESLLQAALRETLEETGWQVRLTAFIGAYQWKADNGRHYLRFAFAADPLAHDPQRPLDEGIVRALWMTPAELEAAAPRWRSPLVWQVAADFLAGKRYPLDLVRQLA from the coding sequence ATGGCGCTGGCCCCCGGCCCCTGGCAGCCCGACGTGACCGTGGCCACGGTGGTGGTCCGCGACGGCCGCCTGCTGCAGGTGGAGGAATCCATCGCCGGCACACTCGTGCTGAACCAGCCGGCCGGGCATCTGGAGCCGGACGAGAGCCTGCTGCAGGCGGCGCTGCGCGAGACGCTGGAGGAAACCGGCTGGCAGGTGCGGCTGACCGCGTTCATCGGCGCCTACCAGTGGAAGGCCGACAACGGCCGCCACTACCTGCGCTTCGCCTTCGCCGCCGACCCGCTCGCGCACGACCCGCAGCGGCCATTGGACGAAGGCATCGTGCGCGCGCTGTGGATGACCCCGGCCGAGCTGGAGGCCGCCGCGCCGCGCTGGCGCAGCCCGCTGGTGTGGCAGGTGGCCGCCGATTTCCTCGCCGGCAAGCGCTATCCGCTGGACCTGGTGCGGCAGCTGGCATGA
- the clpS gene encoding ATP-dependent Clp protease adapter ClpS produces MPRKNSSDHDHGVMVETGKPEVARPPMYQVLLLNDDYTPMDFVVTVLQQFFSLDLERATQVMLHVHTRGRGVCGVYTREVAESKVAQVNEFSRMNQHPLLCTMEKA; encoded by the coding sequence ATGCCTCGCAAGAATTCTTCAGATCACGATCACGGCGTCATGGTGGAGACCGGCAAGCCCGAAGTCGCCCGCCCGCCGATGTACCAAGTGCTGTTGCTGAACGACGATTACACCCCGATGGACTTCGTGGTGACCGTGTTGCAGCAGTTTTTCTCGCTGGACCTGGAACGGGCCACGCAGGTGATGCTGCATGTGCATACCCGCGGCCGCGGCGTTTGCGGGGTCTATACCCGCGAAGTGGCTGAATCCAAGGTGGCTCAGGTGAACGAGTTTTCCCGGATGAACCAGCATCCGCTGTTGTGCACGATGGAAAAAGCCTGA
- the clpA gene encoding ATP-dependent Clp protease ATP-binding subunit ClpA yields the protein MFSKDLEQTIGQCYKRAREARHEFMTVEHLLLALLDNPSAQAVLKACGADAERLRGELEQAIEASVSRLAEDDGRDTQPTLGFQRVLQRAVYHVQSSGKKEVTGANVLVAIFGEKDSHAVYFLNQQDITRLDIVNYLSHGIAKLGEEGESPAPSDGEPKGEAGEGEAKGDALAEYASNLNEQARNGRIDPLVGRADEIERTIQVLCRRRKNNPLYVGEAGVGKTAIAEGLAKRIVEGSVPEVLADAVIYSLDLGALVAGTKYRGDFEKRLKGVLTALKKVPNAVLFIDEIHTIIGAGSASGGTMDASNLIKPALASGDLRCIGSTTFQEYRGIFEKDRALARRFQKIDIVEPTVGETFEILQGLKPKYEAHHGVTYADDALQAAVDLSVKHIGDRLLPDKAIDVMDEAGARQRLLPQGVRKELIDIEEIETIVAKMARIPAKQVSATDKDVLQHLERNLKMVIFGQDPAIETLASSIKLARSGLANPEKPIGNFLFSGPTGVGKTEVTKQLALQLGIELVRFDMSEYMEPHSISRLIGAPPGYVGFDQGGLLTEKIVKTPHCVLLLDEVEKAHPDIFNILLQVMDRGVLTDTNGREANFKNVILVMTTNAGATQASRRSIGFTKQDHSTDAMETIRRSFTPEFRNRLDAVVQFQPLAFSHILRVVDKFIIELEMLLQEKHVSLSATPTARDWLAQHGFDPLMGARPMARVIQDKVKRPLADELLFGKLVGGGRVTIDVRDGELVVETQAEPERLLPATVE from the coding sequence ATGTTCAGCAAAGATCTCGAGCAAACCATCGGCCAGTGCTACAAGCGCGCCCGGGAAGCCCGCCATGAATTCATGACGGTCGAACACCTGTTGTTGGCATTGCTCGACAACCCCTCGGCGCAGGCGGTGCTCAAGGCCTGCGGCGCCGACGCCGAGCGCTTGCGCGGCGAACTGGAGCAGGCGATCGAGGCCTCGGTGTCGCGCCTGGCCGAAGACGATGGCCGCGATACGCAACCCACGCTGGGCTTCCAGCGGGTGTTGCAGCGGGCGGTCTACCACGTGCAGTCCTCGGGCAAGAAGGAGGTCACCGGCGCCAACGTGTTGGTCGCGATCTTCGGCGAAAAGGACTCGCATGCGGTGTATTTCCTGAATCAGCAGGACATCACCCGGCTCGACATCGTCAACTACCTGTCGCATGGCATCGCCAAGCTGGGCGAGGAGGGCGAGAGCCCGGCACCGTCCGACGGCGAGCCCAAGGGCGAAGCGGGCGAGGGCGAAGCCAAGGGCGACGCGCTGGCCGAGTACGCCAGCAACCTGAACGAGCAGGCGCGCAACGGCCGCATCGACCCGCTGGTCGGCCGTGCCGACGAGATCGAGCGCACCATCCAGGTGCTGTGCCGCCGGCGCAAGAACAACCCGCTGTACGTGGGTGAGGCCGGCGTCGGCAAGACCGCGATCGCCGAGGGCCTGGCCAAGCGCATCGTCGAAGGCAGCGTGCCCGAAGTACTGGCGGACGCGGTCATCTACTCGCTGGACCTGGGCGCCCTGGTCGCCGGCACCAAGTACCGCGGCGACTTCGAAAAGCGCCTGAAGGGCGTGCTGACCGCGCTGAAGAAGGTGCCCAACGCGGTGCTGTTCATCGACGAGATCCACACCATCATCGGCGCCGGCTCGGCGTCGGGCGGCACCATGGATGCGTCCAACCTGATCAAGCCGGCGCTGGCCTCCGGCGATCTGCGCTGCATCGGTTCGACCACCTTCCAGGAATACCGCGGCATCTTCGAGAAGGACCGTGCGCTGGCGCGGCGCTTCCAGAAGATCGACATCGTCGAGCCGACCGTCGGCGAGACCTTCGAGATCCTGCAGGGGCTCAAGCCCAAGTACGAGGCGCATCACGGCGTGACCTACGCCGACGACGCGCTGCAGGCGGCGGTGGACCTGTCAGTCAAGCACATCGGCGACCGCCTGCTGCCGGACAAGGCGATCGACGTGATGGACGAGGCCGGCGCGCGCCAGCGGCTGCTGCCGCAGGGCGTGCGCAAGGAGCTGATCGACATCGAGGAGATCGAGACCATCGTCGCCAAGATGGCGCGGATCCCGGCCAAGCAGGTCAGCGCCACCGACAAGGACGTGCTGCAGCACCTGGAGCGCAACCTGAAGATGGTGATCTTCGGCCAGGATCCGGCGATCGAGACGCTGGCCTCGTCGATCAAGCTGGCGCGTTCGGGCCTGGCCAATCCGGAGAAGCCGATCGGCAACTTCCTGTTCTCCGGTCCCACCGGCGTCGGCAAGACCGAGGTGACCAAGCAGCTGGCGCTGCAGCTGGGCATCGAACTGGTGCGCTTCGACATGTCCGAGTACATGGAGCCGCATTCGATCAGCCGCCTGATCGGCGCGCCTCCGGGCTATGTCGGCTTCGACCAGGGCGGGCTGCTGACCGAGAAGATCGTCAAGACCCCGCACTGCGTGCTGCTGCTGGACGAGGTCGAGAAGGCGCATCCGGACATCTTCAACATCCTGTTGCAGGTCATGGACCGCGGCGTGCTGACCGACACCAACGGCCGCGAAGCCAACTTCAAGAACGTGATCCTGGTGATGACCACCAATGCCGGTGCCACCCAGGCCTCGCGGCGCTCGATCGGCTTCACCAAGCAGGACCATTCCACCGACGCGATGGAAACCATCCGCCGCAGCTTCACCCCGGAGTTCCGCAACCGCCTGGACGCGGTGGTGCAGTTCCAGCCGCTGGCGTTCAGCCACATCCTGCGCGTGGTCGACAAGTTCATCATCGAACTGGAGATGCTGCTGCAGGAGAAGCACGTGTCGCTGTCGGCCACCCCGACCGCGCGCGACTGGCTGGCCCAGCACGGCTTCGACCCGCTGATGGGCGCGCGGCCGATGGCGCGGGTGATCCAGGACAAGGTCAAGCGCCCGCTGGCGGACGAGCTGCTGTTCGGCAAGCTGGTCGGCGGCGGCCGCGTCACCATCGACGTGCGCGACGGCGAGCTGGTGGTGGAGACCCAGGCCGAGCCGGAGCGCCTGCTGCCGGCGACCGTGGAATGA
- the infA gene encoding translation initiation factor IF-1, with the protein MSKDDSIEFEGTVSETLPNTTFRVKLENGHEIIAHISGRMRKNYIRILTGDRVKVEMTPYDLTKGRITYRMK; encoded by the coding sequence ATGTCGAAAGACGACTCCATCGAATTCGAAGGCACCGTCAGCGAGACGTTGCCCAATACCACCTTCCGGGTCAAGCTGGAAAACGGGCACGAGATCATCGCCCACATCTCCGGACGCATGCGCAAGAACTACATCCGCATCCTGACCGGCGACCGGGTGAAGGTCGAGATGACCCCGTACGACCTGACCAAGGGCCGTATCACCTACCGCATGAAGTGA
- the aat gene encoding leucyl/phenylalanyl-tRNA--protein transferase — MRRLPALLAADPAAPFPPAAGALREPEGLLAIGGDLTPTRLLNAYAHGIFPWYSDGDPIMWWSPDPRVLFHSDGVRLSSRFRRSLRRSPWQVRADTAFAQVMQACAQAPRRGQDGTWITAEMRAAYLALHLAGYAHSVEVFDGEDLVGGIYGVARGRMFFGESMFSARSGGSKVALAALARRLHGWGWPLIDAQVENDHLLSLGAERWPRAAFLEAIAALVADPVPAGPWTRNFGELAAAELALP, encoded by the coding sequence ATGCGCCGTCTCCCCGCCCTGCTCGCCGCCGACCCAGCCGCCCCGTTCCCGCCCGCGGCGGGCGCGCTGCGCGAACCGGAAGGCCTGCTCGCGATCGGCGGCGATTTGACCCCCACGCGCCTGCTCAACGCCTACGCGCACGGCATCTTCCCGTGGTACTCGGACGGCGATCCGATCATGTGGTGGAGCCCAGACCCGCGCGTCCTGTTCCACAGCGACGGGGTGCGGCTGTCCTCGCGCTTCCGCCGTTCGCTGCGCCGCTCGCCATGGCAGGTACGCGCCGATACCGCGTTCGCGCAGGTGATGCAGGCCTGTGCGCAGGCGCCGCGCCGCGGCCAGGACGGCACCTGGATCACCGCCGAGATGCGCGCCGCCTACCTCGCCCTGCACCTTGCCGGGTACGCGCACTCGGTGGAAGTGTTCGACGGCGAGGACCTGGTCGGCGGCATCTACGGGGTGGCGCGCGGACGCATGTTCTTCGGCGAGAGCATGTTCAGCGCCCGCAGCGGCGGCTCCAAGGTGGCGCTGGCGGCGCTGGCCCGGCGCCTGCACGGCTGGGGCTGGCCGCTGATCGACGCCCAGGTCGAGAACGACCACCTGCTCAGCCTCGGCGCGGAGCGCTGGCCACGGGCCGCCTTCCTCGAGGCGATCGCCGCGCTGGTCGCCGATCCCGTCCCTGCCGGCCCGTGGACGCGGAATTTCGGCGAACTGGCGGCCGCGGAACTGGCCTTGCCCTGA
- a CDS encoding GNAT family N-acetyltransferase produces MTQVRWLHRLDEVAAADWDALHDGRNPFVAHAFLAGLERHGCLRPDWGWSPLHLTLWDGDALVAAAPGYLKSNSHGEFVFDHAWAHAYARYGQDYFPKWLCAVPYSPVTGPRLLARDAAGRQTLLAAMQALAQASGLSSAHVNFHGADEDAAFGDDWLPRSDVQYQWHNEAGWTDFDAYLGAMDHKRRKNIRQERAKVQRAGIGFRIVHGDEASADDLQAMYGFYLRTFEDYGNSPALTLEFFSHLAREMPRNFLIFLAMQDGAPVAGALCLRGGDTLYGRYWGGDALPGLHFETCYYQGIDYCLREGLTRFEPGAQGEHKIARGFLPRLVRSRHWIADPGFRAPLADWCAEEREAVRQHAATLLRHSPFRQD; encoded by the coding sequence ATGACCCAGGTACGCTGGCTGCACCGGCTCGACGAGGTCGCCGCCGCCGACTGGGACGCCCTGCACGACGGCCGCAACCCGTTCGTCGCGCATGCCTTCCTGGCCGGCCTGGAACGGCATGGCTGCCTGCGCCCGGACTGGGGCTGGAGCCCGCTGCACCTGACCTTGTGGGACGGCGACGCCCTGGTCGCCGCCGCGCCCGGCTACCTGAAGAGCAACTCGCACGGCGAGTTCGTGTTCGACCATGCCTGGGCGCACGCCTACGCACGCTACGGCCAGGACTACTTCCCGAAATGGCTGTGCGCGGTGCCGTATTCGCCGGTGACCGGGCCGCGGCTGCTGGCGCGCGACGCCGCCGGGCGTCAGACGCTGCTGGCCGCGATGCAGGCGCTGGCCCAGGCCAGCGGGCTGTCCTCGGCGCACGTGAACTTCCACGGCGCCGACGAGGATGCCGCCTTCGGCGACGACTGGCTGCCGCGCAGCGACGTGCAGTACCAGTGGCACAACGAGGCCGGCTGGACCGATTTCGACGCCTATCTCGGCGCGATGGACCACAAGCGGCGCAAGAACATCCGCCAGGAGCGGGCCAAGGTGCAGCGCGCCGGCATCGGCTTCCGCATCGTGCATGGCGACGAGGCCAGCGCGGACGACCTGCAGGCGATGTATGGCTTCTACCTGCGCACCTTCGAGGACTACGGCAATTCGCCGGCGCTGACCCTGGAGTTTTTCTCGCATCTTGCGCGAGAAATGCCGCGTAACTTTTTGATATTCCTAGCCATGCAGGACGGCGCACCTGTGGCCGGCGCCTTGTGCCTGCGCGGTGGTGACACCTTGTACGGCCGCTACTGGGGCGGCGACGCCCTGCCCGGCCTGCATTTCGAGACCTGCTATTACCAGGGCATCGACTACTGCCTGCGCGAAGGCCTGACGCGTTTCGAACCCGGCGCACAGGGCGAGCACAAGATCGCCCGCGGCTTCCTGCCGCGGCTGGTGCGCAGCCGCCACTGGATCGCCGATCCGGGCTTCCGCGCGCCGCTGGCCGACTGGTGCGCGGAAGAGCGCGAGGCGGTGCGCCAGCACGCGGCAACGCTGTTGCGGCACTCGCCGTTCCGCCAGGACTGA
- the trxB gene encoding thioredoxin-disulfide reductase, producing MSSSAANSAKHSRLLILGSGPAGWTAAVYAARANLKPVVITGLQQGGQLMTTTEVDNWPGDAHGLQGPDLMTRMQAHAERFDTEVIFDHIHTADLSQRPFRLSGDSAEYTCDALIIATGATAKYLGIPSEEAFKGRGVSACATCDGFFYKDQDVVVVGGGNTAVEEALYLSNIARKVYLVHRRDTLRAEKIMQDKLFAKVAAGKIETVWHHAIDEVLGNEAGVTGVRVKSTLDGSTRDLDAHGFFVAIGHHPNTQLFDGQLAMNNGYLEIRSGLGGAATETSVPGVFAAGDVADQHYRQAITSAGFGCMAALDAERYLDKGA from the coding sequence ATGAGCTCTTCTGCCGCCAATTCCGCCAAGCATTCCCGCCTGCTGATCCTGGGCTCCGGCCCGGCCGGCTGGACCGCCGCGGTGTACGCCGCGCGCGCCAATCTCAAGCCGGTGGTGATCACCGGCCTGCAGCAGGGCGGGCAGCTGATGACCACCACCGAAGTCGACAACTGGCCAGGCGACGCCCATGGCCTGCAGGGCCCGGACCTGATGACGCGGATGCAGGCGCATGCCGAGCGCTTCGACACCGAGGTGATCTTCGACCACATCCACACCGCCGACCTGTCGCAGCGCCCGTTCCGGCTCAGCGGCGACAGCGCCGAGTACACCTGCGACGCGCTGATCATCGCCACCGGCGCCACCGCCAAGTACCTGGGCATCCCCTCGGAAGAGGCGTTCAAGGGCCGCGGCGTGTCCGCCTGCGCCACCTGCGACGGCTTCTTCTACAAGGACCAGGACGTGGTCGTGGTCGGCGGCGGCAACACCGCCGTGGAAGAGGCCCTGTACCTGTCCAACATCGCCCGCAAGGTCTACCTGGTGCACCGCCGCGACACCCTGCGCGCGGAAAAGATCATGCAGGACAAGCTGTTCGCCAAGGTCGCCGCCGGCAAGATCGAAACCGTCTGGCACCACGCCATCGACGAGGTGCTGGGCAACGAGGCCGGCGTCACCGGGGTGCGGGTGAAGTCCACTCTGGACGGCAGCACCCGCGACCTCGACGCGCACGGCTTCTTCGTCGCCATCGGCCACCACCCCAACACGCAGCTGTTCGACGGCCAGCTGGCGATGAACAACGGCTACCTGGAGATCCGCTCCGGCCTCGGCGGCGCGGCCACCGAGACCTCGGTCCCCGGCGTGTTCGCCGCCGGCGACGTGGCCGACCAACACTACCGGCAAGCGATCACCTCGGCCGGCTTCGGCTGCATGGCCGCGCTGGATGCCGAGCGCTATCTGGACAAGGGCGCTTGA